The region CAACCAATATGTAGGGTCCTCTTTAGGCTTCTAGGTCCCCAGGAGCTTATCCCTAACTCTGAATCTCAGTGTACAGTGAAATTTGGTCAAGACAAACTTGTATTCTGTAAGTCTTTCTTATTATGAAAGTGTTTCTACATGCTCCCATGGGAGGAGACATAATATCCATTTCAGGAAGTGTTATAGAGGATAGACATTGTCAGGATGTTCAATGGCATCCTTCTTTTAAACAACTGTCTGCAAAGAGGGACCTGTTTTGACTAGTTGAAATCCACAGGAAGTTGATTTTCTGCATTCCCTTACCCTAATAACATATTCAAAATGGAAAAGGAGTATTAAGTAGAATTTTGTCACTCACTATCccaaatttacattaaaaaactaaaaataatttaaaagcagtTTAACCTTTTCTAAACTATACTTCAGTTTTAAACACTGCATAGATGCCTAAATgcatcttcatttctttaaaattttttatttttatttttgtctgcatgtgtgtctgtgtattatcTGTATGCCTAATAGCATTGGAGGGCAGAAGAGATTGTTGTATCCTCTGGAAATGGATTTACAGCCCCCTGTGAACAACCATGTTGGTGATGGGACTCACTTGAACCCAAGTTCTTTGGAAAGCGGAATCAGTCCTCTTAGCCCACTGACCCATACACATCCCTAGCTACTGACAGGCATTCTTTTATTAGTTTTAGATCAAATTGTTTATAAAAGCACAATTCATCTGCTATTGCAGTTGTTATAGTTTCAAAATAAAGGAATTATTAAAATTGGCGAGACACTTATAGAAAATATTAACCCAGGAGGACTTTTGGAAGGTAGTATTTTCAAACATGACATTTCAAAAACATTGAAATGACTGATTAAAAACTtagtaattaaatttaatttctctCTAGCTTTAATGTGCTTAAATAATTCCATAATTATTATTCAGGTTCAGAAATGTGAATAAGCCAGTATAtaattcttctttaattttagtGGAAAAGGCCAAGAAAGCATGTGGTATGTGAATGACCAAGGctcacaggaaaaaagaaagaaagcaaccaccggtttcttttattttacttattttagagCACAAACatttcttaagatttttaaacaaaaactttaatATTCAGAATTAAattgatgaaaatttttaaaaattctaacaaTGTTTGTAGCAGAAATAAGATCTTACAAAACTACTAATTTTTCACCCAATTCAGGCAATTCCTTAGTTAACTGTGAGAGAATAAAGGAAGCCGATTATACTACAATTATCATGTAATATTATAAGGGTATCAAGATATAGCAAAACAATGTAATAGAAATAGAGgtaaaggaggagaggaaatagAAATACTCTTATTCTAAAACACTGCAaccagaagacaaacaaaaacatacttcTCAAGCTGATTTTTCAGAGTCCCATGTACTAAAGTGGTATCCTGCTTCAGGTGGTGCCTCTGGATGTCAATTAGGATGTCTGATACCGTTGATcatattggttttggttttcttcctcCTCAGAGGTACTGGAATAGTCATTGAAATCTGCTCCTCTAACTTCAATTCTAATATCTCTCCAATTGTGCTGGTTATTTGCCTGTCAGTTGACTCATGAGGAACCAGAGCATGTGGTTGTCAAACGGGGAAGGGTGGTGTAAGTTAAAATTATCTTGTTtcactttattaattttaacCATTTTCTTTAATCCAGTAAGATTTGTGGAAGATCCAGCTATAGGTGCCCAGATCTTGACCTCGTGGTCTAGGCCACTGGATGCCAGCATAGGTAGGTAAGGATGGGGATCAATACAGTTTATTATTCCTCCTTTATCTGCATCCAAGAACTGAACAATCTGGCTGGATGACTTTTCCCAGATGAAGATGTGCCCACAATCACTACCACTCATCACAAATTCACTTCTGGGGCCATAGAAATTTACACCTTTCACTGTGGCATTATTTCTGTGTCCTTTATATCTCTTAACATACTCAGCTCTGTCACTATCAGAAGAgttgaaaatgtaaatatcttCATCATTGTAGCTAACcaggacctctgagccatcataGCTATACATTAGAGAGGTGATGTATGCTGGATAATTAGTGTTTATGAGGTGATGAGGACAGAATTTTTTGAGAACTCCATTGTTCACATTCTCATGAATTTTCCTCCGGTCATAAATTCTCACAAACTGATCTTGCCCACCTACAGCAAATTGGTGGAAGTTGGAAGGATTCACAAAGATTGTATACAGTCCCACTTTCTTACCATCTTCTTTAGTTACCACCGTCTTCCAAGCTGGGCGTACTTGTCTGAGGTCAATACTGAAAACAACTGCATCTTCACTTGATGTTAAGAAACTAAAAGGGGAGTCTGGCTCTAAAGCCAATCTATGAGATGCTCCATCATGCTTCACCAAACACTTAGTCATCCGGGTGCCTGGTATAGCAGCGAGGTGTGCAATGCGCACCTGTCCATCACGGCCACACATGGCCAAAATGGCATCGCTACAATTAGGAAGAAATGCAACCTGTAGGACATTATTTTTGAAGCCACTATGAAAGTTCCATACTTGT is a window of Arvicola amphibius chromosome X, mArvAmp1.2, whole genome shotgun sequence DNA encoding:
- the LOC119804237 gene encoding LOW QUALITY PROTEIN: DDB1- and CUL4-associated factor 8-like (The sequence of the model RefSeq protein was modified relative to this genomic sequence to represent the inferred CDS: inserted 4 bases in 2 codons; deleted 1 base in 1 codon), encoding MSSQKSYSDAVEKSASANKSLLRCLGETAGALADTETVSDTKTNGPETSPTPSSNVAGSGVNSVSSPQGTDXSQDSGNGVTRVVTDNDKEDDEHGDDDDDSHPDMEDSDSTISSGESSSSQQELEEGEVVGCLFYPNELEPGEVVVEEGMQSQFCHVHYELEPGEVVDEEAVQRQVYHRQYDLEPGEVLHEKAVRSQFFHHQNRELEPGEVVDENTGSEMCGQSSESSESSESSDSSESSESSDSSESSESSKDNSEQYDIEEDSSIDDWMALETSPLPRPRWKVLNALRDRQLGSSARFVYEACGARVFVQRFLQQYIFEGHSACVNTVHFNQHGTLLASGSNDLKVILWDWLHQRQVWNFHSGFKNNVLQVAFLPNCSDAILAMCGRDGQVRIAHLAAIPGTRMTKCLVKHDGASHRLALEPDSPFSFLTSSEDAVVFSIDLRQVRPAWKTVVTKEDGKKVGLYTIFVNPSNFHQFAVGGQDQFVRIYDRRKIHENVNNGVLKKFCPHHLINTNYPAYITSLMYSYDGSEVLVSYNDEDIYIFNSSDSDRAEYVKRYKGHRNNATVKGVNFYGPRSEFVMSGSDCGHIFIWEKSSSQIVQFLDADKGGIINCIDPHPYLPMLASSGLDHEVKIWAPIAGSSTNLTGLKKMVKINKVKQDNFNLHHPSPFDNHMLWFLMSQLXQANNQHNWRDIRIEVRGADFNDYSSTSEEEENQNQYDQRYQTS